A region of the Pseudoprevotella muciniphila genome:
GCCCGAAGGTCATTCGTGTGGCACTCGATGCAGGTTGCGAGCCTGTCTCGCTTCTCTGTGAGCAGCGGCATATCACTGACGATGCTGCCAACATCATCGCACGTTGCGGCGACATACCTATCTATACAGGTCAACGCGACTTGTTGGCACGGCTCACGGGCTATTCCCTCACTCGTGGAGTGCTTTGTGCCATGAGGCGACCCAAGCAGCCACGTCTTGGGGATATTCTCAAAGGTGCCAGTAGGGTAGTGGTCATCGACAATGTGGTGGAAGCCACGAACGTCGGTATCATTTTTCGTAGCGCAGCGGCTCTTGGCATTGATGCGGTGCTTATGTCCCCTAATGCCTGCGATCCGTTCAACAGGCGAGCAGTGAGGGTGTCGATGGGGAGTGTGTTCCTCGTGCCTTGGACCTGGCTCGATGGTGGACTTGCAGATCTCGAACGATATGGTTTCAAAACGGCAGCAATGGCGCTGACAGACGATAGCATACCTATAACTGATCCCATCCTGCAGCAACAAGAGCGTCTTGCTGTCATTATGGGAACAGAGGGCGAAGGATTGCCCGAAGAAACGATAGCGCATGCTGACTATGTCGTGAAAATACCTATGTCGCATGGTGTTGATTCCTTGAATGTGGCAGCAGCGGCAGCAGTGGCATTTTGGGAATTGAGAAAATAATCTCTAATGACCTATTTGGGATAATGCAAGTCCCCGCGTCTTCTGTTGGACGCGGGGACTTGAGAGTTATTGTTTTTTGTGGGATATGGTTGCAGTCTCAATACTAGTGCTTATTTCCTGTGTTGCTCTACCCATTTCCGTGCATTGACGAAAGCCTCCATCCAGGGGGTGATATCGTCCTTT
Encoded here:
- a CDS encoding TrmH family RNA methyltransferase — its product is MMVIEVTSLDIDELKVFCKLTEAQLRNRLDPERGVFIAESPKVIRVALDAGCEPVSLLCEQRHITDDAANIIARCGDIPIYTGQRDLLARLTGYSLTRGVLCAMRRPKQPRLGDILKGASRVVVIDNVVEATNVGIIFRSAAALGIDAVLMSPNACDPFNRRAVRVSMGSVFLVPWTWLDGGLADLERYGFKTAAMALTDDSIPITDPILQQQERLAVIMGTEGEGLPEETIAHADYVVKIPMSHGVDSLNVAAAAAVAFWELRK